The Chloroflexi bacterium ADurb.Bin180 genomic sequence AGGTACAGGGAACGGCCGAAAACCGCCCCTTTGAGCGCTCGATGATGGAACATCTGCTTGACCTGGCGGACAAAGGAATCAAAGAGCTGCTGGCAGCGCAAAAGGTAGCGCTGGCCAACCCGGCAGCCAGCTAATGGGGGAATGGATGATCAAACGTGAGGATGCCTGGCAAGTCCTGACCGAGTTCACCAAAGACAAGAGCCTGCTCAAGCATGCGCTGGCGGTTGAGGCGGGCATGCGTGCCTATGCCCGCAAATTCGGCGAGGATGAGGAGCTCTGGGGTGTGGTTGGTCTGATCCACGATTTCGACTATGAGCGCTTTCCAACCATCCCCGAACACACCGCGGAGGGCGCCAAGATCCTGCGCTCGCGGGGGTGGCCAGAAGAGATCATTCTGGCTGCTGTGTCCCATGCCAGCTATTCGGGCGTTCCGCGCGATAGCAGGATGGCCAAAGCGCTCTTTGCAGTGGACGAGTTGACCGGCCTGATCATGGCGGCGGCTCTGGTGCGCCCGACCAAGGACATCCGCGATATTACTGAGATCAAGTCGATCAAGAGCAAGTTCAAGGACAAGGCATTCGCCGCCGGAGTGAATCGCCAGGAAGTGATTGAGGGGGCCGAGGCGCTTGGCGTGGCACTCTGGGAGGAACATGTGCCGTTGGTGCTGGAGGCAATGAAGGGCATCGCCGCAGAGCTCGAACTGGATGGCCGTCTGGCAAACCCGGCTGGTGAGAGGGTGACCGGTCAGTAATGAAGGGTTCGCGGTTTGTCTTTCTGCTCCAGTTGCTTCTGTCTGTTGTCTTGTTGGTCGCTACGGTCTGGCTGGTCTGGCCCTGGCCGTACCGCAGCATTCCTGAGGCCGCGTTCTTTCCTACTTTTACTGTAACGCCGACCCTGAGACAACCAACGTCGACCCTGGTTCCAACAGCAACGACAATCACTCCAACTGCTACTGAAGTGCCAGTGGTGCACGTGGTTCAGCCCGGTGAAGTACTGGGGGTCATTGCCAAGCTGTACGGCGTTACTGTCGACTCCATTATGGAAGCCAATGGCATCAAGGATGCGAATCTGGTGCAGCGCGGCGAGAAACTGGTGATCCCCCACCCACTGCAGACGCCACGCGTGACGGCAATGCAGCACGAGACAACGCCCACGCCGACTGTTACCTCTGCTTTTCGTGATGTTGCTCCTGTGCCGCTGTCACCAGAAGAAGAGGCAGTCTTTGAAGGCAGTGACGCGCTCATCGTGCTCACCTGGGCCTCGACCGCAGCTCTGAGCGAGTCAGAGTGCTTTGAGGTACGCTTCTGGTGCGGCAAGACGGAGCCAGGCTCGTCCGAGCGGTTCTACACCACAACCTCGACCTGGACGGTGCCCGGATCACTGTACCCCGAATGGGGCGACAGCCATTGTTACTGGACTGTGCAGGTGGTCTACCATGCCAGGCGAGACGTGGCTCTCAGCCCGCCCTCGAACCCACGCAGTTTGATCTGGCACTAGTCTGACGCGCAAGCCCCCCCGTCGACAGGGCAAGAAAACGGAGGTCTTCCCCTTCCGAGGAGGACCTCCGTTTCTGTGTCTGCCGCTTGTGGTGTTGGTTAGCTACTTCTGATAGCTCTTCCAAACGGACTCGAGGTCGGGCCGCTTGATCGTCTTTACGAGATAGTCAGCGAACTGCCGACCAGTAGCCCCGTCGGGCCGCCCGGTGACCTTCACCTTGCGCTCAAACTGGGTGCAGATATCCAGAGCCATGTCCATCTTTTGCGCGAGCTCGACATAGCCAATGTGGTTGAGCAACATGGAAGCCGCCTTGATGATGCTGGACGGATCGGCGTACTGAGCGCGACCGGTCTCGACCATGCGCGGGGCGGTGCCATGGATGGCCTCGAACATGGCATAGCGCTTGCCGATGTTCGAGCTGCCGGCTGTGCCGACGCCACCCTGAATCTGCGCTGCCTCATCGGTGATAATGTCGCCGTACAGGTTGGGCAGTACCATCACGCGGAATTCGGAGCGGCGCTCCGGATCGAGCAGCTTGGCCGTCATGATGTCGATGAACCAGTCGTCCCAGGTGATGCCAGGATAGTCCTTGGCTACCTGCTCGGCCATGGTCAGGAACTTGCCATCGGTCGTCTTGACCACATTGGCCTTGGTGACGATGGTCACCTTCTTGATGCCGTTCTTCTTGGCGTGCTCGAACCCGAGGCGGATGATACGTTCGGTGCCCTGGCTCGTGATCACCTTAAAGTCAATGGCCAGGTCGTCGGTCACGTTGATGCCCTTGCTGCCCAGCACATAGACGTCTTCGGTATTCTCGCGGAAGAACACCCAGTCGATTCCCTGATCGGGCACGCGGACCGGGCGCACATTGGCAAACAGATCCAATTCGCGGCGCATGGTGACATTGGCGCTCTCGATGTTGGGCCACTTGTCGCCCTTCTTTGGGGTCGTAGTAGGACCCTTGAGGATGGCGTGGCACTTTTTTAGTTCTGCCAGCACATCGTCCGGAATGGCCTTGTTGACCTTGGCGCGATTCTCGATGGTCAGCCCCTCGATTACGCGGAGCTCAACCTTGCCCTGCTTGATTTCGTCAGCGAGCAGGTAAGCGAGTATCTCATGGGCTTCTTCACAGATAATGGGGCCGATTCCATCACCACCGACGATACCAATGATAATGGGCTTGAGCTTGCTATAGTCCAGCCAGTCCTCACCCTGCTTCATCCTCTCGACGCGGTCGAGCTGCTCGGCAACGATCTTGCCAAAATGGTCTCGTGCTTTCTCAATGGCCTGCTTCTTCAACTCGGGATCCATTACTCTACCTCCTCTGGTTTGTCTGGCATCATGTACAGGATTTCGTCCCAAGGCTGGCGATACAGCCTGGTGTTGAGCCGTTTCTGATCCATCACGTGGCCCATGATTCCAATGCTCCGGCCGAGTACGAACAGAGCATTCAGGGCACCAAGGGCCACAAAGTCCTTGACCTGCTCCGGTGTGGCACCGATGCTGCGCAGCATATCGCAGCAGAGAATGCCAATGCAGCCATCCACGTTGAGGATCAAGTTGTCGCGCTTGGCGGTAGTTAACTGCTCTACCTGTAGGGCATAGTCCAGGTAAGGAGTCATTGGAAAGTGCTCGCGGGCATAGTTCTTGAGCAGCTCCACACGTTTGTCAGGATTCTTGAGGGACTTGATGCGGTGACCAATGCCCGGGATGTTGATGCCCTTGTTCTTCATGTCCCTGACCATGAACTCGGGGCTGTGGCCACCGTCGAGGTACTGGGTAAAGTACTCAGCCGCGTCGTTGACTGCGCCGCCAAAACGCGGCCCGATGGTCAGCAACCCACTGGCCAGTGAGGATATGAGGTCCTTGCCCGCCCGCGCAGCAACAATGGCATTGTGGGCTCCGGAAACGGCCGGGCCGTGGTCGGCAGTGATCACCACGACCATCTCCAAAAAGCTCGTGGCCCACCTGGGCAGCCGCTTCTTGAACCACAGCAGGCCAAGCACGCCGCCCAGCCCGTATTCCTTCTCCACGACATCGCTGATGGTGACGCCGCAGTACTTGGGCTCGTCTCCGCGGTCGTCGGAGATGGTGGTCATAAACTCGGTAGGGCGTCGCACCGCTTTCTGTTTGACGGCATCGGCATAGTCCATGGGCATACGCGGAGGCTGCACGTCGGGTTGCGGCACCAGCTTGCCTTCTTTGACCAGCCGCTCGTAAGTTTCCCTGATCTTGGCATCAAAATCATCAAAAGAGTCGGGCACCACAGCACCGGCGTCGCGGAGGGCCTGGTTCTTGACGTCCGCCGTCTCGCGCTCTGCTCCGGCCCGCGCGCCAGCATGACCAAACTGAACCTCGGTGGGGAAGATCTTGGAGCAGGTACCAATGCACCATGCTACCAGCGGCTTCTTGATGCGGCCGTCCTTCAGCGCGGCTACCACGTCGTACTCATCGAGGCCGCCCACCTCCCCAAACATGACCGTCATCTTGATGTCCGGGTTGGCCTCGTAGCGCAGCAGGTGCTGGATGAACGTGGAGCCTGGATAACGGTCGCCACCAATGGCCACCCCCTCGTACACGCCATCCGAGTTGCGGGCGATGATGTTGTTGAGCTCGTTGGACAGCCCACCGGACTTGGATACGTAGGCCACGCTGCCCGGGCGGTGCAGGCGAGCTTCGAGGATGTTGTCAATCGGACCGGCCGTGTTGCCGATGCGAAACGCGCCGGCGGCAATTCCGCCAACCGTGGCCGGACCGATGATCCACTTGCCGCGCGAGTTGGCCAGGTGGATCAATTCCTTGGTTCGATGCTCTGGCACGCCCTCCGCGATGATGGCTACAGTGCGGATGGTATCAGTCTCCAGGGCCTCTTTGGAACTGGCGTAGGCCGAGCGGAACGAGGCAAAGTTGACCAGTACATCGGCATCGGGGTGGTTTTGCACCGCTTCCGTAACGGAGCGGTAGATGGGGATGAGGATCTCGGTCGTGCCCCAGAAGCACTTGTGGTTGCCTTCCTGGGTCACATCGACGATGCAGGCGATAGAAGGAGTTGGCCGACGGCAGGTGTAGTCAAAGTCGAGCATGCGCTGGATTGCGGCTTGCTGATAGCCGAACACAATGGCGCGGGTGTTCTGATCGAAAAGGACATAGTCAGGTCGTTTGTCTGCCATGAAGTCTCCTAGCTCTTGCCTGACAGGGCAAGGTTGACGATGCGCGTCATGTGCATTTCGGGACCATAGACCTCGATTGGCACACCCAGCTCTTTGCCCAGGTCCTTCATCAAGCGCAGACCCTCCTGGTAGTTGGGGCCGCCGCGGCGCACATAGATGTGTACCTTGGCTTCCTGGAGCTTTTGCTTGTATTCCTTCAGTGCCATCGTGATACCGGTAAAGGTCTTGGCCACATCGGTAAAGTTGGCGATGCCGCCGCCAATGAGCAAGAACTTGGGTCTGCCCTGAGGGTCCTTCTCCCGGGTCATCAGGTCCAGCAGCGTCTTGGCGTACTGATAGGTCTCGCTGGTGGACGGGTTGCCGCTGTACTCACCATAGTTGGCCAGTTCGTGGCCAAACCCGAGGTCCACAATGGTGTCGGTGTAGATGACGCTTGCTCCGCCGCCGGCCACCATTGTCCACACGCGTCCTTTGGGATTGAGGATGGTGAGCTTGAGCGACGCGCCGCTCTTCTCGTCCATTTCTTTGATGTACTGTTCCTCTTTGCTGAGCCGGCGGCCAAATGGAGCAGGGAAGGAAATGTCGCCCCAGCGGTCACCGCACTCAAACAGCGCCGTATCATCCAGTCGGGCCACCAGATCAAGGGGCACGATTGCATTGTGGGTAATGACAAAGGGGTTGATCTCGAGGTAGGCATAGGCCAGATCCCGGTAGAAACGGAGCAGCCCGCAGGCAAAGCCGGCGATCAGGGAGCATTTGTCAGGCGGGGTATCGATTGGAAGCCTGGCCTCAACGTCGGCCTGCTTGATCTCCTGCCCTACGCCTACCTTGATCTCGGCGACCGTCTCCCAGACCGACTCGATATCAACGCCGCCGTGATTGGACAGATAGATTATGTCTCCATCACGCACGCTCTTGATGGCAACGTAGAACTCTTCCTGGTGAGGGGTGAGCGGCTCGATCAAGAAGCAGTTGAGCTGGTCGGTCACCTTACCAACGGTGACTTCCTTGTTCATCCTTTCGTCTATCCAGGCCCGTGCCTCATCGAACGTGTTGGCGACCTTGACCAGGCCATGCTTGCCGCGCTTGCCAAAGAGCTGATCTGGCTTGACTACCAGCTTTTCCTGGGTCAGCCAGGGATGGTCCTTGCGCAGCTGATCGTAGCTGGTCTGTGGTGTAACCTGGACGACCTTGCCGGGGTAGGCCGGCAGGTCGCCAAAGTAGGTCTTCCAGTAGCGGGCCATCATTTGCTTGCCATCGAACTCGCGGATGCCTCGTTGCGCCATTGTGGCTCCTTGTGCTCAGTTGCTTTGTGCAGAGGCTACTTGGCCTTGCCCATCAGGGCCAGTGTGCCACCGGCCAGAATGGTAGCCTTCTGCCGCTCTGACAGGCTGTAGGCTACGGAGAACTGGGTGCCCTTGGTCTTGTTCTTGACGACCAGCTCTCCACCGGTCTGGATGATCCTGCGGATCTCGGGGATCTCCAGCTCGTCGCCCTGCTCAACCTGGTCATAATCGGCCTCGCTCTTGAAGGTCAGCGGGATGATGCCAAAGTTGATCAGGTTGTCGGTGTGGATGCGCTCCATCGACTTGGCGATGACCGCTTTCACGCCCAGATACATCGGGCAGAGGGCGGCATGCTCGCGCGAAGACCCCTGGCCGTAGCTCAGGCCGGCGACGATAATGTTCTGTTTGCCCTCGCCCTGGATTTTCCTGGCCCGTTCGTAGAACTTTTGGTCGACCGGGAAGAAGACAAACTCGGAGTACTTGGGTACGTTCGAGCGATACTTCATCTTGTCGCCTGCCGGGATGATGTGGTCCGTGGTGATCTTGTCACCAACTTTGATGGTGACCACTCCAGCGATACTATCCGGAAGGGCTGTGCTGGCTGGCGGCTCGCCGATGTTGGGCCCGCGGAAGATCTCAACATTCTTGCCGCTCTTGGGTGGACGGATGAACATGCTGTCGTCGACGTAGAACGACTTGGGCACTTTGACCTGCGGGTAGGCAATGCCTTTCTTTTCCAGGGTTCGCGGATCGGTCAGCTTGCCCGTGATCACCGCGGCAGCGGCAGTCTCGGGACTGGTCAAGTAGACTTGCGCATCCTTGGTGCCGGAGCGGCCCTCAAAGTTGCGGTTGCTGGTGCGGACGGAAACACCCGCCGTCTGCGGCGACTGGCTGTTGCCAATGCAGAAACCGCAGGCGCTTTCGGCCAGGCGGGCACCGGCAGAGAGCAATGCCGTGAGCCCCCCATCGCGGCTGATGTTCTCCAGCACCTGCCGCGAGCCAGGAGCCACGACGAAACTGACATTGGGATGGGCTTTCTGTCCTTTCAGGATGGCCGCGACAGTCATGAGGTCCTTGTACGACGAGTTGGTGCAGCTACCGAGACAGACCTGGTTGACCTCGAGCCCGGCCAGTTCCTTCACGGTCTTGATGTTGCCTGGGCTGTGAGGATAGGCAGCCAGCGGCACGAGCTTGCTCAGGTCGATATCGATGACACGGTCGTAAGTAGCATCCTTATCCGCGAGGATTTGTACCCAGTCATCGGGTCGGCCCTGAGCCTGCAGGAAGGCCCTGGTTACCTTGTCGCTGGGAAAAAGGGAGAAGGTAACCCCGGTCTCGGCGCCCATGTTGGTGATCGTGGCCCGGTCGGGCACGGACAGGGTAGCCACGCCATCGCCCCCGTACTCCAGAGCGACGCCGACGTTGCCTTTGACGGTGAGGATCTCCAGCACTTGGAGGATGATGTCCTTGGCGGAAACCCAGGGCTGCAGCTTGCCGGTCAGGTTGATCTTGAAGACTCTGGGGCAGGTCAGGTAGAACGGGCCGCCGGCCATTGCTACGGCAACGTCCAGCCCGCCGGCGCCAATGGCGATGCTGGCGATGCCGCCCGCCGTGGGAGTGTGCGAGTCGGATCCCAGCAGGGTCTTGCCAGGACGGGCAAAGCGCTCCAGATGAACCTGATGACAGATGCCATTGCCAGCGCGAGAATAGATGATGCCATACTTGGCGGCTACGCTTTGCAGATAACGATGGTCGTCAGCGTTTTCGTAGCCAATCTGGACAGTGTTGTGGTCCACGTAGCTGACGGACAGCTCCGTCTTGACTCGGGGCACGCCCATCGCCTCAAACTGTAGATAGGCCATGGTGCCGGTTGCGTCCTGGGTCAGGGTCTGGTCAATGCGAATGCCTATTTCCTTCCCCGTTTCCC encodes the following:
- the sucC gene encoding Succinyl-CoA ligase (ADP-forming) subunit beta; translation: MAQRGIREFDGKQMMARYWKTYFGDLPAYPGKVVQVTPQTSYDQLRKDHPWLTQEKLVVKPDQLFGKRGKHGLVKVANTFDEARAWIDERMNKEVTVGKVTDQLNCFLIEPLTPHQEEFYVAIKSVRDGDIIYLSNHGGVDIESVWETVAEIKVGVGQEIKQADVEARLPIDTPPDKCSLIAGFACGLLRFYRDLAYAYLEINPFVITHNAIVPLDLVARLDDTALFECGDRWGDISFPAPFGRRLSKEEQYIKEMDEKSGASLKLTILNPKGRVWTMVAGGGASVIYTDTIVDLGFGHELANYGEYSGNPSTSETYQYAKTLLDLMTREKDPQGRPKFLLIGGGIANFTDVAKTFTGITMALKEYKQKLQEAKVHIYVRRGGPNYQEGLRLMKDLGKELGVPIEVYGPEMHMTRIVNLALSGKS
- the sucD_2 gene encoding Succinyl-CoA ligase (ADP-forming) subunit alpha, producing the protein MADKRPDYVLFDQNTRAIVFGYQQAAIQRMLDFDYTCRRPTPSIACIVDVTQEGNHKCFWGTTEILIPIYRSVTEAVQNHPDADVLVNFASFRSAYASSKEALETDTIRTVAIIAEGVPEHRTKELIHLANSRGKWIIGPATVGGIAAGAFRIGNTAGPIDNILEARLHRPGSVAYVSKSGGLSNELNNIIARNSDGVYEGVAIGGDRYPGSTFIQHLLRYEANPDIKMTVMFGEVGGLDEYDVVAALKDGRIKKPLVAWCIGTCSKIFPTEVQFGHAGARAGAERETADVKNQALRDAGAVVPDSFDDFDAKIRETYERLVKEGKLVPQPDVQPPRMPMDYADAVKQKAVRRPTEFMTTISDDRGDEPKYCGVTISDVVEKEYGLGGVLGLLWFKKRLPRWATSFLEMVVVITADHGPAVSGAHNAIVAARAGKDLISSLASGLLTIGPRFGGAVNDAAEYFTQYLDGGHSPEFMVRDMKNKGINIPGIGHRIKSLKNPDKRVELLKNYAREHFPMTPYLDYALQVEQLTTAKRDNLILNVDGCIGILCCDMLRSIGATPEQVKDFVALGALNALFVLGRSIGIMGHVMDQKRLNTRLYRQPWDEILYMMPDKPEEVE
- a CDS encoding LysM domain protein; this translates as MKGSRFVFLLQLLLSVVLLVATVWLVWPWPYRSIPEAAFFPTFTVTPTLRQPTSTLVPTATTITPTATEVPVVHVVQPGEVLGVIAKLYGVTVDSIMEANGIKDANLVQRGEKLVIPHPLQTPRVTAMQHETTPTPTVTSAFRDVAPVPLSPEEEAVFEGSDALIVLTWASTAALSESECFEVRFWCGKTEPGSSERFYTTTSTWTVPGSLYPEWGDSHCYWTVQVVYHARRDVALSPPSNPRSLIWH
- a CDS encoding HD domain protein, with the protein product MGEWMIKREDAWQVLTEFTKDKSLLKHALAVEAGMRAYARKFGEDEELWGVVGLIHDFDYERFPTIPEHTAEGAKILRSRGWPEEIILAAVSHASYSGVPRDSRMAKALFAVDELTGLIMAAALVRPTKDIRDITEIKSIKSKFKDKAFAAGVNRQEVIEGAEALGVALWEEHVPLVLEAMKGIAAELELDGRLANPAGERVTGQ
- the hacA gene encoding Homoaconitase large subunit; translation: MGKNVVQKVLEPHIVEGKWETGKEIGIRIDQTLTQDATGTMAYLQFEAMGVPRVKTELSVSYVDHNTVQIGYENADDHRYLQSVAAKYGIIYSRAGNGICHQVHLERFARPGKTLLGSDSHTPTAGGIASIAIGAGGLDVAVAMAGGPFYLTCPRVFKINLTGKLQPWVSAKDIILQVLEILTVKGNVGVALEYGGDGVATLSVPDRATITNMGAETGVTFSLFPSDKVTRAFLQAQGRPDDWVQILADKDATYDRVIDIDLSKLVPLAAYPHSPGNIKTVKELAGLEVNQVCLGSCTNSSYKDLMTVAAILKGQKAHPNVSFVVAPGSRQVLENISRDGGLTALLSAGARLAESACGFCIGNSQSPQTAGVSVRTSNRNFEGRSGTKDAQVYLTSPETAAAAVITGKLTDPRTLEKKGIAYPQVKVPKSFYVDDSMFIRPPKSGKNVEIFRGPNIGEPPASTALPDSIAGVVTIKVGDKITTDHIIPAGDKMKYRSNVPKYSEFVFFPVDQKFYERARKIQGEGKQNIIVAGLSYGQGSSREHAALCPMYLGVKAVIAKSMERIHTDNLINFGIIPLTFKSEADYDQVEQGDELEIPEIRRIIQTGGELVVKNKTKGTQFSVAYSLSERQKATILAGGTLALMGKAK
- the hicd gene encoding Homoisocitrate dehydrogenase, coding for MDPELKKQAIEKARDHFGKIVAEQLDRVERMKQGEDWLDYSKLKPIIIGIVGGDGIGPIICEEAHEILAYLLADEIKQGKVELRVIEGLTIENRAKVNKAIPDDVLAELKKCHAILKGPTTTPKKGDKWPNIESANVTMRRELDLFANVRPVRVPDQGIDWVFFRENTEDVYVLGSKGINVTDDLAIDFKVITSQGTERIIRLGFEHAKKNGIKKVTIVTKANVVKTTDGKFLTMAEQVAKDYPGITWDDWFIDIMTAKLLDPERRSEFRVMVLPNLYGDIITDEAAQIQGGVGTAGSSNIGKRYAMFEAIHGTAPRMVETGRAQYADPSSIIKAASMLLNHIGYVELAQKMDMALDICTQFERKVKVTGRPDGATGRQFADYLVKTIKRPDLESVWKSYQK